The nucleotide sequence CCACGGCGAGCATGGCGCCCCGGCCGCGTACCTCGGCGACGCGCGGGTCGCGGGCCGCGATCGCGCGCAGCCGGTCGACCATGACCGCGCCGATCCGCCGGGCGGCGGCGGCCAGGTCCAGCTCGTGCATGGTCTCGATGGCCGCGAGCGCGGCGGCGCAGGCGATCGGGTTGCCGCCGTACGTCCCGCCGAGGCCGCCCACGTGCACCGCGTCCATGAGCTCGGCCCGGCCGGTGACCGCAGCGAGCGGCAACCCGCCGGCGATGCCCTTGGCCAGGGTCACCAGGTCCGGCTCGACGCCCTCGTGCTGGCAGGCGAACCAGTCACCGGTCCGGCAGAACCCGGTCTGGATCTCGTCGGCGACGAACACCACCCCGGCCGCGGTCGCCCACTCGCGCAGCGCCGGCAGGAACCCCTCGGCCGGCACCACGAAACCGCCCTCGCCCTGGATCGGCTCGATGAGCAGCGCCGCCACGTTCTCGGCGCCGACCTGCTTCTCCACCATCTCGACGGCCCGCGCCGCCGCGGTCGCCCCGTCGAGGCCGCCGTCGCGCAGCGGGTACGACATGGGGACCCGGTAGACCTCGCCGGCGAACGGCCCGAACCGGTGCTTGTACGGCATGTTCTTCGCGGTCAGCGCCATGGTCAGGTTGGTCCGGCCGTGGTACGCGTGGTCGAAGACCACCACGGCCGGCCGGCCCGTGGCGTGCCGGGCGATCTTCACGGCGTTCTCCACCGCCTCGGCGCCCGAGTTGAACAGCGCCGAGCGCTTCTCGAAGTCGCCCGGGGTCAGCGCGTTGAGCTGCTCGCAGACGGCCACGTACGACTCGTAGGGCGCGACCATGAAGCAGGTGTGGGTGAAGCGTTCGACCTGGGCGCGTACCGCCTCGACGACCTTCGGCGCGGAGTTGCCCACGTTGGCGACCGCGATTCCGGCCGCGAAGTCGATCCACTGCCGCCCGTCGACGTCGGTGATCGTCCCGCCGCCCGCGTGGTCGACGTAGGCGGTGATGGTGCTGCCGACGCCCCGGGCGACGGCCGCCCCGCGGCGCTTGTGCAGCTCGTCCGACGATGCCATTGGTCAGCCCTCGATGTTGTGCATGACGTGCTTGATCCGGGTGTAGTCCTCCAGGCTGTAGACCGAGAGGTCCTTGCCGTGCCCGGAGTGCTTGAAGCCGCCGTGCGGCATCTCGGACACGAACGGGATGTGGGTGTTGACCCAGACGCAGCCGAAGTCCAGCCGGCGGGTCATCCGCATGGCCCGGCCGTGGTCCTTCGTCCACACCGAGGCCGAGAGGCCGTAGTCCACACCGTTGGCCCAGCGCACCGCCTCGTCCTCGTCGGAGAAGCGCTGCACGGTGATGACCGGGCCGAACACCTCGTCCTGGATGATCTCGTCGGCCTGGCGGACACCGGAGACCACCGTCGGGGCGTAGAAGTAGCCGCGCTCGCCGACCTGGGAGCCGCCGGTGTCGACCTTCGCGTGGTCCGGCAGCCGGTCCACGAAGCCGCGTACGCGGGCGAGCTGGTTGGCGTTGTTGAGCGGGCCGTAGAGCACGTCCTCGTCGTCCGGCGCGCCGGTCTTCGTGTTGCGGGCCTGCTCGGCGAGGGCGGCCACGAAGTCGTCGTGGATGCCCGGCCCGGCGAGCACGCGGGTCGCGGCCGTGCAGTCCTGGCCGGCGTTGAAGTAGCCGCCCACGGCGATGGCCTCGGCCGCCGCCGCCAGGTCGGCGTCGTCGAAGATCACGACGGGGGCCTTGCCGCCCAGCTCCAGGTGGGTCCGCTTGAGGTCCGGTGCGGCCGCCGCGGCGACCTCCATGCCGGCCCGGGTCGACCCCGTGATCGAGACGAACTGCGGGGTCGGGTGCGACACCAGCGCGCGGCCGGTGTCCCGGTTGCCGCAGACCACGTTGAACACGCCCGGCGGGAGGAACTCGGACGCGATCTCGGCCAGCAGCAGCGTCGACACCGGGGTGGTGTCGCTGGGCTTCAGCACGACCGTGTTGCCGGCCGCCAGGGCCGGGGCGATCTTCCAGACCGCCATCATGAGCGGGTAGTTCCAGGGCGTGACCTGGGCGCAGACGCCGATCGGCTCGCGCCGCACGTAGGAGGTGTGCCCGGCCATGTACTCGCCGGCCGAGCGCCCCTCGAGCAGGCGGGCGGCCCCCGCGAAGAAGCGGAACTGGTCCACCGCCGGCGGCAGCTCCTCGTCGGCGGTGAGCTGGCGCGGCTTGCCCGTGTTGCGGACCTCGGCGTCGACCAGCTCGGCCGCGCGGGCCTCCACCGCGTCGGCGAGCTTGAGCAGGGCCTTCTGCCGCTCGCCCGGGGTGGCGTCCCGCCAGGTCTCGAACGCGGCGGCGGCCGCCTTCATAGCCGCGTCCACGTCCGCCGCCCCGGAGACCGGCGCCTGGGCGAAGACCTCGCCGGTGCACGGGTCGATCAGGTCGGCGAGGCCGCCGTCCACCGGGTCGACGTACTCGCCGTTGACGAAGTTGCGCAGCTGCTGCTGGTCGCTCATGAGATGTCTCCGAGGGGTGGCCGGGCGGAAGGTCTGCGGAGGTTATCGCAATCTGACTGCCATCTTGGCTACTGAATCCGAGGCAGACAAGGGTTTGAGCAACTGTTTCCGCGCGGCCTTACGTGGTCTACGCTGCCGAGCGTGGAGCCGAGAGCCTTCTATGTCGCCGGCCGCCCCGCCCACGGCGAGGGTGAGCTGACCGTCACCCACCCCTACGACGGCCGGACGGTGGGGCGTACCACCCTCGCCACGCCCGACCAGGTCGAAGCCGC is from Micromonospora terminaliae and encodes:
- the gabT gene encoding 4-aminobutyrate--2-oxoglutarate transaminase, whose product is MASSDELHKRRGAAVARGVGSTITAYVDHAGGGTITDVDGRQWIDFAAGIAVANVGNSAPKVVEAVRAQVERFTHTCFMVAPYESYVAVCEQLNALTPGDFEKRSALFNSGAEAVENAVKIARHATGRPAVVVFDHAYHGRTNLTMALTAKNMPYKHRFGPFAGEVYRVPMSYPLRDGGLDGATAAARAVEMVEKQVGAENVAALLIEPIQGEGGFVVPAEGFLPALREWATAAGVVFVADEIQTGFCRTGDWFACQHEGVEPDLVTLAKGIAGGLPLAAVTGRAELMDAVHVGGLGGTYGGNPIACAAALAAIETMHELDLAAAARRIGAVMVDRLRAIAARDPRVAEVRGRGAMLAVEIVQPGTLTPDPAATAAISAACHAAGLLTLTCGTYGNVLRFLPPLVISDDELARGLDILEAAFG
- a CDS encoding gamma-aminobutyraldehyde dehydrogenase, translated to MSDQQQLRNFVNGEYVDPVDGGLADLIDPCTGEVFAQAPVSGAADVDAAMKAAAAAFETWRDATPGERQKALLKLADAVEARAAELVDAEVRNTGKPRQLTADEELPPAVDQFRFFAGAARLLEGRSAGEYMAGHTSYVRREPIGVCAQVTPWNYPLMMAVWKIAPALAAGNTVVLKPSDTTPVSTLLLAEIASEFLPPGVFNVVCGNRDTGRALVSHPTPQFVSITGSTRAGMEVAAAAAPDLKRTHLELGGKAPVVIFDDADLAAAAEAIAVGGYFNAGQDCTAATRVLAGPGIHDDFVAALAEQARNTKTGAPDDEDVLYGPLNNANQLARVRGFVDRLPDHAKVDTGGSQVGERGYFYAPTVVSGVRQADEIIQDEVFGPVITVQRFSDEDEAVRWANGVDYGLSASVWTKDHGRAMRMTRRLDFGCVWVNTHIPFVSEMPHGGFKHSGHGKDLSVYSLEDYTRIKHVMHNIEG